GCGGCGTTCGCGGCGTCCTGGCGGCGCTGGAACTCGGCTTCGGTCAATCGCACGTCCGGCCCGTCGATCGGCGGGGGCGGCAGTTTCGGGGCGAGCGGGCGGCCGGTCGGGTCGCGGTAGGTGAGCGCGTCGGCATTGTCCTGGGCCTCGGGTTGGTCCCAGGTGACGGCTTCGACCGCCAGCCCCGTGTCGGTCCGCAGTTTGTCCGCGTGGGCCGTGCGGAAAGCGGCTTTAAACTTCCCGCCGTCTCCCTTGCTCTCAGCTATCGCCCGCTTGGTCGTGTCCACGACCCATTTGGCTTCGCGGAGAAACGTCGCCGCGTCGACCGGGCCGGCGACCGCGTGCAGCACTCGACCGTCTGGGGCGCAGAAGTACGACGCGACGTTCCCGCCCTGTTTGGCGGCGCCGACGATCTTGAATGTTCCCACTTTTTGGAATGACGCGACGAAGTGTTCGTTCAGGAATTTGCCGACTTCGGGATTCGCGAGGGCACTCACACGGAGCGCTTCGGCGTTGTTTCAGGTGAATCGCGGGTCTTCAAAATTCCCGGAGACGTGGAGTACGAAAACGAGCTTTTCCTGTTTGAGTGCGGTCGCGGCAGCCACTTTCGGCGTGTCCACGAACTCGACCGCCGTGCCGAAGCATGTTGTCTCGATGCCTGCGGCGGACGCCGAGCCGGCGAGAATCGCCGCGGCGGCCAGAGCCAATGTCAACCGGCGCATGAGAGGAACCCTCCGAACATTTGAAGTAGCCGAACGCGAAACGGAACGGTTTGCGCTAATTTGGAGTGCGGCGCTTTACCGCCGCTTTAGTTTTTAAAAGCAAAAGCAGCGGTAAAGCGCCGCACTCCAAATTAGCGCACCGTATTGAGTAAGACGAGGGCGGGGACGTTTCGGATTGGCGGTCGTTACAAAGCCGATACTCGTTGAATAGGGTGGGAGGAGTCCGAAATTCGTCGTTTGCACCCGGAGTTGTAACGACCAACAGCCTGGAAACACGCGTCGAATCTGGTCCTTGCTGGCGCTCGCGGAAATGTTTAGCATGACGCAACTGCCCGCCTGGTTCGAACCCTTCCCCCGATTTGAGTTGACCATGAAACTGCCCCTGCTGTTGATCCCCTTTGCCCTCGTAACCGTCTCCGCCCCGGCCGCCGCGCCCACCCCGATACCTGACCAGCCGATCGCCGAGAAGAAGGAACTTCTCTTCTCGGACGACTTCGAGGGTGCCGTCCCCGCCAAGGTGTGGCACAAGGTCGTCCCGACGTTCGCCGTCGAGAAGGGCACCCTCAAGGGCACCCAGACCCGCGACAAGAACGTCCCGGCCGCCGACGGTAAACCCGCCGTCACGGCACATGCCGCCGTTCACGGCCTGGAGATCCCCACGAAGGACAGCGTCGTCGAGGTCAAAATCAAGTTTGAAGGGGCCACGATGATCGATGTCGAGTTCGACGACCGGAAATACACCGGCGCCCATTACGGTCACCTCTGCCGGGCCCAGGTCAGGCTCAACGGCGTCACTCTCATTGACGAACGGGACGGCGGCATGCGGAACGACATTTACGAAATGAAGAAAGACCCAGCCAAGAAAGCCGAAGTCGCGAAACTCCTCGTCGGCCGCAGCGCGACCTACCCGACCAAGCTCGAAACCGGACGGTGGTACACGCTAGTTGTCGAGACGGTCGGCGACGAGATGCGGGTGACGATCGACGGCAAGCCGGCTGGTTACCTCAAGTCGTCCGGCATTGCCCACCCGACCAAGTCCAAGATCGAACTGGGCGTGGCCGGCAAGGACGGGCTCTTCGACGACATCAAGGTGTGGAACGCCGAACCCGCCAAGCGGTAACGCGCCGGGTTGGATTCGCAGTTCCCATCCTTGCCACCGGGTGCCCGATGCCGCCGTTCGTCCGATGTCTGGCCGCGGCCGTGCTGGTCGCGCTCACATGCCCGAGCGCGGTCCCGGCGCCCGTCGACCACCCGGCAGGTCTTTCCACGGACGACGCGGCGCAGATCGATCGCGACCTCGCGCGGCTCATCGAACTCCTCGACCGCGCGAGGAAGGAAAAGCCGCTCACCCCCGAGCGCGCCGACCTCATCGCCGACGTCGATGTCTACCGTAAGGGCGTCGTCTGGGCACTGAAGTACGAGCCGAAGCTCGAACCCGCGGACGTGGCTCTCGTCAAGAAGTCGCTCGCCCGCGGCATCGAGCGGGCCGACGCGTTGGTCGCCGGCAACCCGACCTGGGCCGCGCGGAAGGGGAAACTCGTCCACGGGTACGTGTCCGCCGTGGATAACTCGGTGCAACCGTTCGGGCTGATCGTCCCCGCCGGGTACGATCCTGCGAAGTCGTCCCGACTGGACGTGGTGCTGCATGGCAGTTCAAAGCCGGTCGGCTTGAGCGAACTGCGGTTCATGAGTCGCTTCGACGAGGGCGACGGCCCGGCGAAGAACTCGCCGGGCACGGACTTCATCGAATTACACCCGCTCGGCCGCGTCGAGAATTGCTACCGCTGGGCCGGCGAGACGGACGTATTCGAGGCGATCGCGGCCGTCCGCCGACGATACAACATTGATCCCGACCGGATCGTCCTCCGCGGCATGTCGATGGGCGCGTCGGGCACGTGGCACCTCGGGCTCAAGTACCCGGACCGGTTCGTCGCTCTCGGCCCGTACTGCGGGTACGTCGACACCCACGAGTTCTCGCAGACCCCGCTGTCCAATTTCGTGAAGGTCGGACCACTCCCGCCGCACCAGGAGCGGGGACTGCACATGCTCGATTCGGTCGACTACGCCGCGAACGCGGGCGTGGTCCCGGCCGTCGCGTGCATCGGCGAGAAGGACGTCTTCTTCCGGGCGCACGTCATCATGGGTGAGGCGATGGCGCGGGAGGGGTTAACGATGGTTAACCTGATCTCGCCCGGCACCGGACACGTGATCGACCCGAAGACGCACGCCGAACAGATGCGACAGATCCGGGCGTTCACCGACCGGGGCGAGGACCGCGCGCCGAAGCACGTCCGGTTCGTCACCTGGACGCTCAAGTACAACGAGTGCCACTGGCTCCGCGTCCTCGGCCTCGGCGAACATTACGCGCGGGCGGGAATGGATGCGTCGGTCCTGGCCGACGGCACTGTGGAGGTGAAGGAGCCGAAGAATGTCACCCGCTTCGCACTGTTGCCCCCGGTGCTACAAGAGGCCACCCCGAAACTCCGCGTCGACGGAGCGGAAGTAGCTCTCCCATCGCGCGATAAAACCGCGACCCCGGCGCGACCCGTGATCGGGCAACGGGGTGGGAAATGGGCTTACCTGGGCGAACTCGGCGCGGTCGCGCTCGGTGGCAAACGACCCGGCTCGCAAGGTCCGATCGACGACGCCTTCACAACCCCGTTCCTTTGCGTCCGCGGCACCGGCCGGGCGTGGAACCCGGCAGTGCAGACCTGGGCCGACGCGAGCCTCCGACGATTCGCTTACGAGTGGCACAGGTACTTCCGCGGCGAGTTGCCAGTGAAAGACGACACCGCAATCACCGACGACGATATTAAGCGAAACAACCTGATCCTGTTCGGCGACCCCGGCAGCAACACCCTCATAGCCCGCGTCCTTCCAAAACTGCCGGTGAAATGGACCGAGAAGGAAGTCGTGGTCGGCACGGCCACTTACCCGGCGGCCGACCATGCCCCCGTGCTAATCCAGCCGAATCCGCTCGCCCCCAGCCGATACGTGGTTCTCAACAGCGGCCACACATTCCACGAGAAGGATCTGGCGTCGCTGAATTATTTGCTATTTCCGCGACTGGGCGACTGGGCGGTTCTGAAAGTGGGGGCAAAATCACCGACGAACCCGTCCGAGCCTTTGGAAGAAGAGGTGATCCGCGCCGGGTACTTCGACGAGCGCTGGCTTCTGCCGTGACACGCCTATAAATGAAGCGGAAAGTGATTCCAGGCGTCACGTCGAAGCACATTTCGGGTGACGATTCGGGGCACTGATGAATTTTGTGGCACACGAACGAAAGAAGCCCCCGGCTCGGCCGGGGGCTTCCGTTACTTCGTAGCCTGCGCAGGTCATTAGCGGTTGTTGTGGCCGCCGTACCCGCCACCGGTCCGCGGGCGGTCTTCACGCGGCTTGGCTTCGTTCACGGTCAGGGTCCGCCCCTGAAACTCCCGCGCGTTGAGTTGTTGGATCGCGGTGTCGCCCCCGCTGTTCATCTCGACGAAGGCGAACCCCCGGCTCTGGCCCGTTTCCCGGTCGGTCACCACTTGGGACTTGGCCACCTCACCGAATTCCCCGCACAGGGTCGCGAGGTCGTCCGATGTGGTGCCGAAGGCCAGGTTTCCGACGTATAGCTTCTTCACGAATCACCTTCTGGGACCGTATCCCGGTCCCATGAACGAACAGACTGCCCACGCCGGCCAGATGCCGGCAGGACGGACGCGCGAACAGGGTCGGGCATACGAGCCCGTCCCATCGGCAGAACCAGTTGAGCGATCTCGGGTACGTAATCGGAGGGGAGGCTCAGAGTTGTAGCACCAAGACAGATCAGACCGGCAGTGGCGATCGAGTTCGTCGTCGCGGGCGGGAGTCCGACCCCACCCAAAAGTAATATATCGACTGAAACATTATTTTACAATGCCGATTCGAGGAAAGGCACCATTTCGCCCACGATCTCCTATGGCCCACAGGACTGACAAGAAAAGGAGCGATCATCCGGATCACCCTGCAGTGTACGCGGCGGTCGGCAAAACGAGTGGCTGTTCCCGCCCTCGGATTCGGTCACGTCGGGAGGTGCCGTAGCCGCGGACGTCCTGATTCTGTTAGCGTACTGGGACGACTAAAACCGGCTTGCGCTAGCGTTGGCGGACCGTACCGAAAGACAATCGATATCGTCATCTCGTCGTGCCGCCGAAAGGTGACGCCCGCGCACTCATTCCACCACGGGGAACGACTGTGGAATACCAACGCTTAACGGACAGCTACCGAAAGGTGATGCAACTCGCGAAAGAGTATGCGCTACAGCTAAACCTCGAGTACATCGACACCGAACACGTCCTCGTCGGCCTACTCAAAGAGGAGACTGGCGTCGCGGCCGACGTCCTGAAAAATTTCGGCGTCGAATTGGCCAAGGTTCAGGAAGAAATCGAGCGGAACAGTCCAAGATATACGAGCGGTGAACCCGCAATTGCCGGCCGACTTCCGCACACCCCGCGCGTGAGAGAAGTGGTGTCGTACTCCCTGGAGGAAGCGAAGGCACGGAACCACCAAGTTGGGACGGAGGACTTGTTGCTGGGGTTAGTACGCCCGTCTTCAGATGGCCAGCCGAACATCGCCGTTACGATTCTGAACAGGCTGTATCGGTTGACGCCTGATGTGGTCCGAAAGGACGTGCTGGCGCACCTCGGGGCGGCATCAACAAACGAGCAAAGGGAAAAAATGTCGTGACCCGTTGAACAGGTCATGTACCAGGGGAATGGCCGCCAATTTCCTCCCCTTTTGGATTGTCGGTAACGAGCAAGAAAATCACGATCGAGTTTCGTGCGACGAACCCGGCTGAAAAGATGATGGCAACGCCCGTCGCCTGGACCGGGAACAATCGGCCACGAATTCGGTACCCGATCAGCCCGTCGCGGGGAAGTAGGCACGGGAAGCGACGCGAAAGGGCGAGTGGTCTTGAGGACTACGCGCGGACGCGCCTACTCGGTCCACTTACCGGCGAAATACGAGTAGTGTTTCGCGTCGTTATCCTTCCATCGATCGTCTTTTCCGTCGTAAAGACGGGCGAACTCTTTGACCCCGTTCGTGACGTTTTCCAGTTCGATGTAGTCGTCCGTGCGATCGGTTTCGATCCACTGGAGGCGGTTATTTTCCGGGGTGAGTTCCTCCCACACGGCCTTCTTGACTTGCCGCATTGTTCCTTTCGGGTGCGTCCACACGTGCCGCTTGTCAGTCGGGTCGAGTCGCTTCTTGACCCACTCGAATTCCTTTTCGAGTGCCGCCGCCGCCGCGTCCTTCTTAGGTACGGACGTAGTCTTTGATGGCCGCGCTGTAGGCCTGTTCGACTTTTTTGTGGGCGAGAATGAACTCCTGTTTGTTCGTCAAGGGGACGTAGGCTGGTAACTCGTCCGTCAGCGCGAATGCCTTCGAATCTTGGCGCAACTGATCGACGGATTTCTTGTCCCCTTTCTGGCGAGCCGCGCCCTCGCGCTTCTCGAAAAAGCGCTCGGCGCCCGTGCGAGCTTTCGCCAGTTCGGTCTTGTACGTGGCGAGAGCCTTGTCCAATTTATCCCGTATTGGGTCGGGGTCATCCTGGGCGCTGGCCGACAGAGCGACGACGGCGGCCACGAATGACGCCGCGAACAGGCGAATCGGCATGGGAATCGTCTCCGGTAAGGTGTCCGGCCCGCGCAGAAGATTGTCTCCGAGTGCTACTCACGTTACCCGCTAACCTACGTACTTGCAGCGATCGCGAGTACACCACCGATTTCCGTCTTCCGCGACTCCGGACTTTAAGGTCACGGTCGCGTTTCCCCGCCGCGCGGATGAACTTCGGGGTACGATCGTTGTCGCGGAGGGTAGGGAAGGATGCTCGCGAGAGGAAACGCGGGCTGTGGGCCGGAGACTCGCCCGCCCCGCCGTAGGAGTGGCGGCGGAACAGGCGACAACGACATCGGGAAAATCAGATCGCGGTCAGTCGCTCTGCCGACACGACGGCGTCAAACGCAACCCGCGCCTCTCGCTCCGACGGCCAGTTGTTCAGGGCTTGGGGCGTGCCGGTCGTGAAGTCCGGCACGTGGTCGAGAACAGTTCGGGTGATCACCCATCTGATTCCGTCTGCTTGCCCGAAGTTCACTTGGGTGCATTTAAATTCGACGTTGCCCACGACTTCGCGCATTTCTTGCCTCTTTTGTTAATACCTGATCAAGATCATACCCCATCTTCGCGGCGACTTCGAGCGCGAGTCGCTCGTCCCGCTCGGCGTAAAGCTGGGTGACGTCGGCCTGGGAGTAGCGGATCATCTCCGAAGGGTATCAAGTCGTTTTGTAGAGGGGTGATGCTGTTTAATTTGCACAACCTCGGGAAGCGACTCGACCCGTTCCATACTGATGCGTCGAGCCCGAACCCGAGGCCGAGGCGGTCCCGGTGGCCGTTGTCGTGACGGTTGCCGGTGACCCTGTTGCCATCGAGGTCGAGGCGGACCCGTCGGTCCCGCGCCGGTACGTGATGAACCCGAGATAACTCTAATTTTCGCTTAATTTTACCAGATAAGATTACCTCCACCCATAAAACGGAGGTCGTGTGCGAACTTACTGGACCAATCGAAACTTCCTGATTTTGGTTTGTGCCGTGCTGGGTACGATCGTTTCGATTTTGTATTTCGGTCTATACGAGAAGTGGAGCCCGTGGCCGATCTGTGCTGTCGAGTGGCACGATCAAATTACTACGATAGATTTTTTCATTTACTCATATAATTTTTATCGCATAGGAGATATCAGTCAGGTAGATTTTGAAGCTCGATTACAATTTTTCCGGTGGATCCCCGTAGTCCTTAAAATCCTTTGGGGCACGTTCATCGGTGGGGTGTTCGGACGCATCTTGTACGGGATTCTTAGAGAGCGTGAAGTGATTTCCATTCGGGATACCGTGAGTGAACCCAAGTGAATAATGTTGTGGTCTCGTCCTCGGTCGGAACGGGCTTTTTGGTTTTCTCGGCCTTGGGTGCCTTGATCCCATGCCACGGATTTTTCGCCATGTGGCCGAGGTCGATCAGGTGATTAGTGAAGGCACTCAAAGCGCGGAGGTTATACGACAAGGAGACGGGGGATCGGACTCCCCCACCCTTTCCCTTTTTGGACGGTGCGGCCAACCAGAGTTTTGCGGAGTGGCGGGCGCGGTCCTCGCTGATGTCGACCGGGCTTTCGACCTCGGGCATGGTTTCGCGAAACGCCTTGACCCCGGATCGGAACGAGCGGAGTGTTTCGGGGCGGGCGTGGGGAGATGTTTTTTCCACTTCTGCTAACAAGTCGTCCCACGTCTTTCTTTCCAACGACGGGAAAAGCGACGGCGGGCGGTAGTGGTTTTTGATAAGGCGAACCGCATCGGCGTGAAACTCGGCGGGCGGGTGTTGTCCGCGAATTTCATGTGTGGTCAGCAGGCGTTGCCGTTCGCCTTGTTCGTCCAAAAACACGATGACCCACCGGCCCCGGTCGGTCCGCTTTACGGCTGAATAGCCGACGGATTGCCCGCCGATGTCTGCGAGGTGCGCGAATTTTTTCGACATCGTTCGACCTCTGGTGAATGAGCTGAGACAGCTTACCAGAGGACTTGAGATTGGGCGATCGCCTTGGTGTCTTTATTTTCTTCTGGCTATTTTTCTTGACCCTCGATCTTACGATTGCTATTTCGCCCGCATGTTTCGGCTCAAAATCCTACCGCTGTGCTGGTTCTTTGCCGCGGTCGGTTGCTCGTTCCTCACGGGATCAAAACCCGATATGGTCGAGCTTGATAAGCCGTTGCTTGAGCAGTTCGTGGGCTCAATACCCGGTGCGGTCGAGAAGGAAAAGCCCTCGCTCGATCGGCTCACGGGTTCAAAACCCGATGTAGTCGAACTAAAGAAGCCGTTGCTTAAGCGGCTTGTGGATTCAGTACCAGCCCTTTCAACATGGCCCCTTGTTGCGAAATTCCTTCAACAAGCGGGCGGTTGAGTAATGTTTGTGTCTTTTGTTGTACACCGGTTTCTTTTTCGGTGGCTTTTTCGGTCCACGTTTGCTCCGGGTTAAGGCCGGGAGGTTGACATGCTTGGCGAGCGATCGCAGCAGCCTCGCCAGGGTCGACGGCGACAAACGGCTCCAACCCAACCACGGGTCGGGCGGTAGGTACTTCATCAGTGTGCGATAATCATGGGCGCTTTCGTCGGCCAAGTAGTGGCCTGAGATTTCCGCCTCCGCCTCGACGCCATGCACCGAACGAATCGCGGAACGGACCACGGCCACGGCATTCCCGGCCAGCAATGCCATGGCGAAGCCAAACAATGCGGCCCGCGGTTGGCCCCGCCCTGGCTGTTCGCAGTTCAACTCTTGGGTGAGATACTGAAAATGGTTTTCGATAGTCCAGCGCAACAAGTAGAGTTCGGCAATCCGCTCGGCCGACACGTCGTCTGGCAAGTGGGTCAACACCGCCAGGGTGCGGTCGCCGTTACGGGTTTTGGCGAACAAGCGAATTTCGATCCGCCTCAGGGACAGGACGTCCCCAGTGTCCAAGTCGGTGGCCCGCACGCGTTGTTCGTAGATCGTCCCGGTGGCGGTTTTCCCGCAGTACTTCAGCCGGCTGACGGGCTCGCACGGCAGGCTCCGGCGGTGTTGCCGAACGAGTACAAAAGCCTTTCGGCCGGGGACACCGAACACGAACCGCACCGTACAAAAATTGCGGTCGGCAACGAACACATCGTTGGCCTGCACGCGGGGCAGCAGTTGCGTCAGCAGAGCGCGCTCCTGAGGATACGCGTCTTCGCACAGCACCAAATCGGTGGCGAACCCCACCCCGGGTTCGTAGACCACCAGCGACTTGCCCGGCAAACAGGCATTGAGCCATTGCCGCAACGGTGTCAACCGATGGTGGGTGCCCGCCAACACATTGCCGTCGAGGACGCGCATGCGATAACCCGGCAGCGGTTCGTTGCGGGCGTTCGGCTTCGCATCCAGCACTTGGCCGCACCGCTGGCCGCTGTACCGCACCACCGCCTCGCTGACCGCCGGTTGCAGTCGGCCCAACTTGCCATACACCGCCTGGAACGACGTCGTGATCGTGGGTTGCGTCTCGGTCGGATCGGCTTGGTAGGCCGCATGGACCGAGGCCCGCATGCCGGCCGCCACTTGGATCAGCAACCCCACCAATGCCGAGAGCGTCAATTCGCGGGTATACTGATCGGGTGCGTGTTCCTGGAACAACTGTTCCAGGGTGGGCTCGTCCAGCATCCATTCCCGCGTACCTCGCACCATGACTCCCAACGGCACCACCAGGCCATGCGGCACCAGGGTGATGGGGATTTCCGCATAGGCGGGGCGCGCCAGCAGTTGTTCGAGCGGGTCGGGTTTCCGCGGCTTCGGTGGGAGACGCATCCTTGCCTCTCGCGAAAAAGCCGCATGTAATCGATTACGCTCCCGGGTGATAGGTCAAAGAGTTCATGTTGAAAGGGCTGGGATTCAGTACCCAACTCGGTCGAGCTTAAAAAGCCGTTGCTCGATTGGGACGTGGGCACAATCTTCGGGACTACTCAGCCGTTGCTGGACAAGGTGTACGGACTATATGGGACCGCTCAGCCATTGGTGGAAAGGCTTTACGGCTCCACTGGGTCGTTGTTTGACCGGATGTGCGGGACCAATGAACCGAATAAGCCGATTCTGAATCGCCTTTTGGGGGACGATCCTTTATTTCCCGAACCGAAAAACCCAAGCAATCTTTATAAATTTATAGATCAATCGGCCTATTCTGTTTTTGTTGTTATTGGAGTATTCGGCTATTTCGCACAAGGGCTGAGGTAGTTATTTTCGTCTAGACTTGGCGAAGTGGTCGAGGTCTTCCTTTCGGTAACGGCCCGTCTTCTGCCGTTTGATCTGAACGGCCCAATTTCGGAACGTCCCGTAGCTCACATTCAGATAGGTTGCGGCCTCGCGTGCGGTCAGGTAGGGAGAGTCCACCGGGCGGGCAGGTTGCTTTGTTTTCGCTTTTTCCCGTGCGGCCAATGCCTCCGCAGCCAGCGCCATCGAACCCGTCGCAACCGTTCTTGCTAATTTCACATCTTCGGGAAGACTGACTCTATTGTGTGCAGATTGTAATATTATGATGTTCCAGCCATCGACGAATTCACACCAACAGAGTTTGGGTACTTTGCGACGTGGGACCGCCCCGGGTGGGGGCGGGAGGAGTATTACCGCGGCATGACGGTTCGCGTCGGTCAGGGTATCGTAACGAGCCTACTATCATTGAGGCAAACCAACCGGACATTACCGTCGGAAGGATGAGGGTCCGTAACCAAGTGAAGTGATCCGGCATCAGCCCAATCGCCTTGAGGGGGAGAAGGAACCCGTATGCCGTCAGGAGCCCCAGAGAAAACGCATAAATCGTGAACCGTTCGGCCCTGTCCTTTTGCATGGGTGGCTACTTACGCAAACAAAGGGGGACGAGCGGGGTAATCTCCGTAAAGCACAACGCTGAGAATTTATCAAAATCACCTCTGCCCGATTCGCTGGTGTCTCTTTGGTGTCTTTATTCGGTGACACCGGCTGACAGTTAGAGGCTGTCCGAAAAGTGACCTTGCTGTAAGTTGTGCGTCTCTTGTAAGTTAGTCGCTCCTTCGTACTCGAGGAGCGAAGTCATGGATGCGACCGTTCGCAAACCGTATCCGACCGATTT
This is a stretch of genomic DNA from Fimbriiglobus ruber. It encodes these proteins:
- a CDS encoding prolyl oligopeptidase family serine peptidase, yielding MPPFVRCLAAAVLVALTCPSAVPAPVDHPAGLSTDDAAQIDRDLARLIELLDRARKEKPLTPERADLIADVDVYRKGVVWALKYEPKLEPADVALVKKSLARGIERADALVAGNPTWAARKGKLVHGYVSAVDNSVQPFGLIVPAGYDPAKSSRLDVVLHGSSKPVGLSELRFMSRFDEGDGPAKNSPGTDFIELHPLGRVENCYRWAGETDVFEAIAAVRRRYNIDPDRIVLRGMSMGASGTWHLGLKYPDRFVALGPYCGYVDTHEFSQTPLSNFVKVGPLPPHQERGLHMLDSVDYAANAGVVPAVACIGEKDVFFRAHVIMGEAMAREGLTMVNLISPGTGHVIDPKTHAEQMRQIRAFTDRGEDRAPKHVRFVTWTLKYNECHWLRVLGLGEHYARAGMDASVLADGTVEVKEPKNVTRFALLPPVLQEATPKLRVDGAEVALPSRDKTATPARPVIGQRGGKWAYLGELGAVALGGKRPGSQGPIDDAFTTPFLCVRGTGRAWNPAVQTWADASLRRFAYEWHRYFRGELPVKDDTAITDDDIKRNNLILFGDPGSNTLIARVLPKLPVKWTEKEVVVGTATYPAADHAPVLIQPNPLAPSRYVVLNSGHTFHEKDLASLNYLLFPRLGDWAVLKVGAKSPTNPSEPLEEEVIRAGYFDERWLLP
- a CDS encoding RNA recognition motif domain-containing protein, whose translation is MKKLYVGNLAFGTTSDDLATLCGEFGEVAKSQVVTDRETGQSRGFAFVEMNSGGDTAIQQLNAREFQGRTLTVNEAKPREDRPRTGGGYGGHNNR
- a CDS encoding Clp protease N-terminal domain-containing protein, whose amino-acid sequence is MQLAKEYALQLNLEYIDTEHVLVGLLKEETGVAADVLKNFGVELAKVQEEIERNSPRYTSGEPAIAGRLPHTPRVREVVSYSLEEAKARNHQVGTEDLLLGLVRPSSDGQPNIAVTILNRLYRLTPDVVRKDVLAHLGAASTNEQREKMS
- a CDS encoding transposase → MRLPPKPRKPDPLEQLLARPAYAEIPITLVPHGLVVPLGVMVRGTREWMLDEPTLEQLFQEHAPDQYTRELTLSALVGLLIQVAAGMRASVHAAYQADPTETQPTITTSFQAVYGKLGRLQPAVSEAVVRYSGQRCGQVLDAKPNARNEPLPGYRMRVLDGNVLAGTHHRLTPLRQWLNACLPGKSLVVYEPGVGFATDLVLCEDAYPQERALLTQLLPRVQANDVFVADRNFCTVRFVFGVPGRKAFVLVRQHRRSLPCEPVSRLKYCGKTATGTIYEQRVRATDLDTGDVLSLRRIEIRLFAKTRNGDRTLAVLTHLPDDVSAERIAELYLLRWTIENHFQYLTQELNCEQPGRGQPRAALFGFAMALLAGNAVAVVRSAIRSVHGVEAEAEISGHYLADESAHDYRTLMKYLPPDPWLGWSRLSPSTLARLLRSLAKHVNLPALTRSKRGPKKPPKKKPVYNKRHKHYSTARLLKEFRNKGPC
- a CDS encoding helix-turn-helix domain-containing protein translates to MALAAEALAAREKAKTKQPARPVDSPYLTAREAATYLNVSYGTFRNWAVQIKRQKTGRYRKEDLDHFAKSRRK